A genomic region of Hyalangium minutum contains the following coding sequences:
- a CDS encoding CheR family methyltransferase has product MSLEELPWSDTGYARVFERVQERAGLLPPTCVPAAEDGINRAMARSGTQDFSSYVALISSDPAALDDLLTELTIGETYFFRTHEHFNFLSHQALPELRRLRGPEHTLRVWSAGCASGEEPYSLAVLLMEEGFGDRMEVLATDISRAALARAQVARYGPWSLRGIQAERMRPFLHMGTPRYELAPEVRQRVHFSYLNLALETWPSRSSGIHDLDIIFCRNVLIYFTRPTIEAVARRLHASLADGGFLITGPSDPSLVDLAPLEPLLTEWGVAYRRPTARPPRALPPSNYRSYPALPTVAPALPALASGPLPPLLPAPPALLPAPPAPPPPPAAPPLDTASAGLAPAREAMARGDWRKAAQLAGAQQPSPEAAVIEVRALANVEPEAAVKACAEAAARHPMDVELRYLESLLLMSVGRLGEAERAARQALYLEPSLAVAHLTLGYVLRRLGDTSGAVRAFRAAEALCSALQPEAIVPLSEGESAGRLAKVAQSERKRLEAAESRREG; this is encoded by the coding sequence GTGAGCCTGGAGGAGTTGCCCTGGAGCGACACTGGCTATGCCCGGGTCTTCGAGCGGGTGCAGGAGCGCGCCGGCCTGCTGCCCCCCACGTGCGTGCCCGCCGCTGAGGACGGCATCAACCGGGCCATGGCCCGCTCGGGCACGCAGGACTTCTCCTCTTATGTCGCGCTCATTTCCTCGGACCCGGCGGCGCTCGATGACCTGCTCACCGAGCTGACCATTGGGGAGACGTACTTCTTCCGCACGCACGAGCACTTCAATTTCCTCAGCCATCAAGCGCTCCCGGAGCTGCGGCGGCTGCGCGGCCCGGAGCACACCCTGCGCGTGTGGAGCGCGGGCTGTGCCTCCGGCGAGGAGCCCTACTCGCTGGCCGTGCTGTTGATGGAGGAGGGCTTCGGAGACCGGATGGAGGTGCTCGCCACGGACATCTCCCGCGCGGCGCTCGCCCGGGCGCAGGTGGCCCGCTATGGCCCCTGGTCCCTCCGGGGCATCCAAGCCGAGCGGATGCGGCCCTTCCTGCACATGGGGACGCCGCGCTACGAGCTCGCTCCCGAGGTGCGCCAGCGCGTTCACTTCAGCTACTTGAACCTCGCGCTGGAGACGTGGCCCTCGCGCAGCAGCGGCATCCACGACCTGGACATCATCTTCTGCCGCAACGTCCTCATCTACTTCACCCGCCCCACCATCGAGGCCGTGGCCCGCCGCCTCCACGCGAGCCTCGCGGATGGCGGCTTCCTCATCACCGGCCCTTCGGATCCCTCCCTCGTCGACCTGGCGCCACTGGAGCCCCTCCTCACCGAATGGGGCGTGGCCTACCGGCGTCCCACTGCGCGGCCTCCTCGGGCCCTGCCTCCTTCCAACTACCGCTCCTACCCGGCCCTGCCCACCGTGGCTCCCGCCCTGCCGGCGCTGGCTTCTGGGCCGCTCCCGCCTCTGCTCCCCGCGCCCCCCGCGCTGCTTCCCGCGCCCCCCGCGCCGCCTCCGCCACCAGCGGCTCCTCCTTTAGATACCGCCTCCGCTGGCCTGGCACCTGCCCGGGAGGCGATGGCCCGCGGGGACTGGCGCAAGGCCGCACAGCTGGCCGGAGCCCAGCAGCCCAGCCCCGAAGCCGCCGTCATCGAGGTCCGCGCGCTGGCCAATGTCGAACCCGAGGCGGCCGTGAAGGCCTGCGCCGAGGCGGCGGCCCGCCACCCGATGGACGTGGAGCTGCGCTACCTGGAGTCTCTGCTCCTCATGAGCGTGGGCCGGCTGGGCGAGGCCGAGCGCGCGGCCCGGCAGGCGCTCTACCTGGAGCCCTCGCTGGCCGTGGCTCACCTCACCCTGGGTTATGTGCTGCGGCGCTTGGGAGATACCTCGGGGGCGGTGCGGGCCTTCCGCGCCGCCGAGGCCCTCTGCTCCGCCCTGCAGCCAGAGGCCATCGTTCCCCTCTCCGAGGGTGAGAGCGCGGGCCGGCTGGCCAAGGTGGCCCAGAGCGAGCGCAAACGGCTCGAAGCGGCTGAGTCCCGGAGGGAGGGCTGA
- a CDS encoding chemotaxis protein CheW — protein sequence MAERKTGQGLDWEEAYARLGRLAKATGSALTRTPEEAQALLDVRARELARPVVPERASDTLLEVARFRSGGQDYALETRFVHEVLRTAELTPLPGAPPLLRGLTLLRGEVLPVVELAPLFGRPVSGRGSAVLLIGLGRADLGLSVEEVEEVALISRDALLPPPATLSAEAARLVSGIHREGTLLLEGEALLGDSRLVFDLTDEGKV from the coding sequence ATGGCGGAACGCAAGACAGGCCAGGGGTTGGACTGGGAGGAGGCCTATGCGCGGCTGGGCCGGCTGGCGAAGGCCACCGGGAGCGCCCTCACGCGGACACCCGAGGAGGCCCAGGCCCTGCTCGACGTGCGCGCCCGGGAGCTGGCCCGGCCCGTCGTTCCAGAGCGGGCCTCGGACACCCTGCTGGAGGTGGCGCGCTTCCGCTCCGGTGGCCAGGACTACGCGCTGGAGACCCGCTTCGTCCACGAGGTGCTGCGCACCGCGGAGCTCACGCCCCTACCCGGCGCCCCGCCCCTGCTCCGAGGCCTCACCCTGCTGCGCGGAGAGGTGCTCCCCGTGGTGGAGCTGGCGCCCCTCTTCGGACGCCCGGTGTCGGGCCGTGGCTCGGCGGTGCTCCTGATTGGGCTGGGCCGGGCGGACCTGGGCCTGTCCGTGGAGGAGGTGGAGGAAGTCGCCCTCATCTCCCGTGACGCCCTGCTGCCCCCTCCCGCCACACTCTCCGCCGAGGCCGCGCGGCTGGTGTCCGGCATCCATCGCGAGGGCACGCTGCTGCTGGAGGGCGAGGCCTTACTGGGCGACAGTCGCCTCGTCTTCGATCTCACCGACGAAGGGAAAGTATGA
- a CDS encoding methyl-accepting chemotaxis protein gives MSIGKKIGSGFGLSLLVLLTMAAMAYQVLQHLAVTTDTLLETRRVLKDIREMRLAILTAESAERGYLLSGNEAHLVPYRAALDVVDTSLQNLKTGLKDPELQRRLVRVEPLLKARLEELETGIRLRRGEGGLEKAVEFVRSNRGLETMTVIREQLDEMQGLREQTWSEQQSEVQQSAQRGLVILVLGAALGLLVVAVGSIVITRGITHPLDRLMKGVSRFAQGDLAHRIEVHNEDETGQLARAFNGMAERRQEAEAQLARQSEQREKTLRTVAEFVNQLAGASAQILSSTTEQVASAQEQGSAVSETVSTVEEIAQTSEEAAGRARAVSESARQSEELGRTGRQAVDEAVSSMATVREQVESIAARILALAEQAQAIGDIISTVNDISEQTHMLALNASIEASRAGEQGRGFAVVAAEVKALADQSKKATAQVRQILGHIQKATHSAVMTTEEGTKSVAVATRVVAQAGTTIQRLGELLVQASLTAAQIAASANQQATGIGQIRQAMRDVNQSSQQALSSTRQTERALQDLNGMGLKLKNLLSEYGR, from the coding sequence ATGAGCATCGGGAAGAAGATTGGCTCAGGCTTCGGCCTGTCCCTGCTGGTCCTGCTGACGATGGCCGCCATGGCCTACCAGGTCCTCCAACACCTCGCGGTGACGACCGACACACTCCTGGAGACGCGGCGGGTGCTCAAGGACATCCGCGAGATGCGCCTGGCCATCCTAACCGCCGAGTCGGCCGAGCGCGGCTACCTGCTCTCGGGCAACGAGGCCCACCTGGTCCCCTACCGGGCGGCGCTCGACGTGGTGGACACCAGTCTCCAGAACCTGAAGACGGGCCTGAAGGATCCAGAACTGCAGCGCCGGCTCGTTCGGGTGGAGCCCCTCTTGAAGGCCCGGCTAGAGGAGCTGGAGACGGGGATCCGCTTGCGGCGCGGAGAAGGAGGCCTGGAGAAGGCCGTCGAGTTCGTCCGCAGCAACCGCGGGCTGGAGACCATGACCGTCATCCGCGAGCAGCTGGACGAGATGCAGGGCCTGAGGGAGCAGACCTGGAGTGAGCAGCAGAGCGAAGTGCAGCAGAGCGCGCAGCGGGGGCTCGTCATCCTCGTGCTGGGCGCCGCGCTGGGCCTGCTGGTGGTGGCCGTGGGCAGCATCGTCATCACCCGCGGCATCACCCACCCGCTGGACCGGCTGATGAAGGGCGTGAGCCGGTTCGCCCAGGGAGACCTGGCCCACCGCATCGAGGTCCACAACGAGGACGAGACCGGCCAGCTGGCCCGCGCTTTCAACGGCATGGCCGAGCGGCGCCAGGAGGCCGAGGCCCAGCTGGCGCGGCAGTCGGAGCAGCGGGAGAAGACCCTGCGCACCGTGGCCGAGTTCGTCAACCAGCTTGCGGGCGCCAGCGCGCAGATCCTCTCCAGCACCACCGAGCAGGTGGCCAGCGCCCAGGAGCAGGGCAGCGCCGTCTCCGAGACGGTGAGCACGGTGGAGGAGATCGCCCAGACGTCCGAGGAGGCCGCGGGCCGGGCCCGCGCGGTGAGCGAGTCCGCCCGTCAGTCCGAGGAGCTGGGACGCACCGGGCGCCAGGCCGTGGACGAGGCCGTCTCCTCCATGGCCACCGTGCGCGAGCAGGTGGAGTCCATCGCCGCGCGCATCCTCGCCCTGGCCGAGCAGGCGCAGGCCATCGGAGACATCATTAGTACCGTCAATGACATCTCCGAGCAGACGCACATGCTGGCGCTCAACGCCTCCATCGAGGCCAGCCGTGCCGGAGAACAGGGACGGGGCTTCGCCGTCGTCGCCGCCGAGGTGAAGGCGCTGGCCGACCAGTCCAAGAAGGCCACCGCCCAGGTGCGGCAGATCCTGGGCCACATCCAGAAGGCCACGCACTCCGCGGTGATGACGACCGAGGAGGGCACCAAGAGCGTGGCCGTGGCGACGCGCGTGGTGGCCCAGGCGGGCACCACCATTCAGCGGCTGGGTGAGCTGCTGGTGCAGGCCTCGCTCACAGCCGCTCAAATTGCTGCCTCGGCCAACCAGCAAGCCACCGGCATCGGGCAGATCCGCCAGGCGATGCGGGATGTGAACCAGTCCTCCCAGCAGGCCCTCTCCTCCACCCGGCAGACGGAGCGCGCCCTGCAGGACTTGAACGGCATGGGCCTGAAGCTCAAGAACCTCCTGAGCGAATACGGACGCTGA
- a CDS encoding hybrid sensor histidine kinase/response regulator has translation MDKDRLAQALMATFLEELEGHVAALNRDLLAWEKTPQPGRVRELLSTLLRTVHSVKGASRAVSLGLVELVCHRLEEVLATVQPGQPVNPEVFELGFAVADALDDARQRLGRKQELAGSPLEALLPRLAAAAQGQGTAPVPPAPAAPAPTAQAPQAPESRPEPVAEASSAEALPVRVSAQKLDALLARSGELRVSSLRLDGRAEWAESLREELSVLRARLSGPEEAAARRLETRLSQLSRELLADRLALSQTVSGLDEEVRRARTLPFAEACEGLERTARDVARSAGKQVRLEILGGSLELDRSLLQGLREPLLHLVRNAVAHGLELPEERTRAGKPAEGHVLLAARISGGRVQVSVEDDGRGLDLDAIRAKAEAQGWEVPEDAAAVARLIFLQGLSTALQVTSVSGRGVGLDVVRTQVEALRGSVDVSFRPGAGTRFVLDVPLTLSTLRVLLVNAGGQTFALPAENVERLLRLAPSEVREVEGQQVWAAEDALVPLTSLASVLGMPPGAPLTRLPTVVLTSGPLHVALGVDEVLAEQEVLVRGLGPRMRRTRYVSGAAVLPTGRMALLLHPASLVRAAEGVPAASLFPAPAVQRARQRILLAEDSPTTRALEQSLLEAAGYEVMACADGAEAWERLQRIGADALVSDLEMPRMDGFELTEAVRASPRFSRLPVVLVTARGRPEDKARGLQVGASAYLVKSAFDQTNLLETLRRLL, from the coding sequence ATGGACAAGGATCGTCTGGCACAGGCGTTGATGGCCACGTTCCTCGAGGAGCTCGAGGGACACGTGGCCGCGCTCAACCGCGACCTGCTGGCCTGGGAGAAGACCCCCCAGCCCGGGCGCGTGCGGGAGCTGCTCTCCACGCTGCTGCGCACGGTGCACAGCGTGAAGGGGGCCTCGCGCGCCGTGAGCCTGGGGTTGGTGGAGCTGGTGTGCCACCGGCTGGAGGAGGTGCTGGCCACGGTGCAGCCCGGCCAGCCCGTGAACCCCGAGGTGTTCGAGCTGGGCTTCGCCGTGGCGGATGCCCTGGACGACGCGCGGCAGAGGCTGGGCCGGAAGCAAGAGCTGGCCGGCTCTCCTTTGGAGGCACTGCTGCCTCGGCTGGCCGCGGCGGCACAGGGACAAGGCACCGCCCCCGTCCCTCCAGCCCCTGCTGCTCCAGCTCCCACAGCTCAGGCTCCTCAGGCCCCCGAGTCTCGCCCCGAGCCCGTGGCCGAGGCGTCGAGCGCGGAGGCCCTGCCCGTCCGTGTGTCCGCGCAGAAGCTGGACGCGCTGCTGGCGCGCAGCGGGGAGCTCCGAGTGTCCAGCCTCCGGCTCGACGGACGCGCGGAGTGGGCCGAGTCCCTGCGGGAGGAGCTGTCCGTCCTGCGTGCGCGCTTGAGCGGCCCGGAGGAGGCCGCCGCGCGCCGGTTGGAGACCCGCCTCTCTCAGCTCTCCCGCGAGCTGCTGGCGGACCGGCTGGCGTTGTCCCAGACCGTGAGCGGCCTGGACGAGGAAGTGCGGCGCGCGAGGACGCTGCCCTTCGCGGAGGCCTGCGAGGGGCTGGAGCGCACCGCGCGGGACGTGGCACGGAGCGCGGGCAAGCAGGTCCGCCTGGAAATTCTTGGCGGCAGCTTGGAGCTGGACCGCTCGCTCCTGCAGGGCCTGCGAGAGCCGCTGCTCCACCTCGTGCGCAATGCCGTGGCCCATGGGCTGGAGCTGCCCGAGGAGCGCACCCGCGCGGGCAAGCCCGCCGAGGGCCATGTCCTCCTGGCCGCCCGGATCTCGGGAGGCCGTGTGCAGGTGTCCGTGGAGGACGACGGCCGGGGGTTGGACCTCGACGCCATCCGCGCGAAGGCCGAGGCCCAGGGCTGGGAGGTTCCCGAGGACGCCGCCGCCGTGGCCCGCCTCATCTTCCTCCAGGGCCTGTCCACCGCCTTGCAGGTGACGTCCGTCTCCGGGCGCGGCGTGGGGCTCGATGTGGTGCGCACCCAGGTGGAGGCGCTCCGGGGCAGCGTGGACGTGTCCTTCCGCCCGGGCGCTGGCACGCGCTTCGTGCTGGACGTGCCGCTCACCCTCAGCACGCTCCGGGTGCTCCTGGTGAACGCCGGCGGCCAGACCTTCGCCCTGCCCGCCGAGAACGTGGAGCGGCTCCTGCGGCTGGCGCCCTCCGAGGTGCGCGAAGTCGAGGGCCAGCAGGTGTGGGCCGCCGAGGACGCGCTGGTGCCGCTCACCTCGCTGGCCTCGGTGCTGGGCATGCCGCCGGGGGCTCCGCTCACGCGGCTCCCGACGGTGGTGCTCACCTCCGGTCCCCTGCACGTGGCCCTGGGGGTGGACGAGGTGCTGGCCGAGCAGGAGGTGCTCGTCCGCGGGCTGGGGCCCCGCATGCGCCGCACGCGCTACGTGTCCGGCGCCGCGGTGCTGCCCACCGGGAGGATGGCGCTGCTGCTCCACCCCGCCTCTCTGGTCCGCGCCGCGGAGGGTGTCCCCGCGGCCTCGCTCTTCCCCGCGCCCGCCGTTCAGCGCGCCCGCCAGCGCATCCTCCTGGCCGAGGACTCGCCGACCACCCGCGCCCTGGAGCAGAGCCTGCTGGAGGCCGCGGGCTACGAGGTGATGGCGTGCGCCGATGGCGCCGAGGCCTGGGAGCGCCTGCAGCGGATCGGCGCCGATGCGCTGGTGTCGGACCTGGAGATGCCTCGCATGGATGGCTTCGAGCTCACCGAGGCCGTGAGGGCCTCTCCCCGCTTCTCCCGGCTGCCCGTGGTGCTGGTCACCGCGCGAGGCCGGCCCGAGGACAAGGCACGCGGCCTCCAGGTGGGCGCCAGTGCCTACCTGGTGAAGAGTGCCTTTGATCAGACGAACCTGCTGGAGACCCTGAGACGACTGCTATGA
- the cheB gene encoding chemotaxis-specific protein-glutamate methyltransferase CheB, with translation MNANLPNPLRVVVAEDSPTARRLLVEIIREDPTLQVVGEAKDGLEAVDLTQRLRPHLVTMDIQMPNMDGLEATKRIMTEVPTPVVVVSTLVERDIQTSMSALRAGALAVLQKLVGPESPDFERESRHLRDTLKAMAGVKVVRHWPVRVPSTPSRPMPTVGTRSKPTVVAIAASTGGPAALHRIFSELPADFPLPILVVQHIALGFAQGMAGWLDSVTPLTVKVAEEGELLKRGTVYIAPDDRHLGVSADGLVQVSNTAPVGGFRPSGTYLFRSVARAYGAGCVALILTGMGQDGLEGLRELRQAGGRVLAQDEATSIVFGMPGVAVAAGLPEAVLPLDSIASHLKELATSAA, from the coding sequence ATGAACGCCAACCTGCCCAACCCCCTGCGCGTCGTGGTGGCGGAGGACTCACCCACGGCCCGCCGGCTCCTGGTGGAGATCATCCGCGAGGACCCCACCTTGCAAGTGGTCGGCGAGGCGAAGGACGGACTGGAAGCGGTGGACCTCACCCAGCGCCTGCGCCCGCACCTGGTGACCATGGACATCCAGATGCCGAACATGGATGGCCTGGAAGCCACCAAGCGCATCATGACGGAGGTGCCCACCCCCGTGGTGGTGGTGTCCACGCTGGTGGAGCGGGACATTCAAACCTCCATGTCCGCGCTGCGCGCGGGTGCGCTCGCCGTGCTGCAGAAGCTCGTGGGCCCGGAGTCTCCGGACTTCGAGCGGGAGAGCCGCCACCTGCGCGACACGCTCAAGGCCATGGCGGGAGTGAAGGTGGTGCGGCACTGGCCGGTCCGCGTGCCCTCGACGCCCTCGCGCCCCATGCCCACGGTGGGCACCCGCTCGAAGCCCACGGTGGTGGCCATCGCCGCGTCCACGGGCGGCCCCGCGGCACTTCACCGCATCTTCTCGGAGCTGCCCGCGGACTTTCCCCTGCCCATCCTCGTGGTGCAGCACATCGCCCTGGGCTTCGCGCAGGGGATGGCGGGGTGGCTGGACTCCGTCACACCGCTCACCGTCAAGGTCGCCGAGGAGGGCGAGCTGCTGAAGCGGGGCACCGTCTACATCGCCCCGGATGATCGGCACCTGGGTGTCTCCGCGGATGGCCTGGTGCAGGTGTCGAACACCGCGCCGGTGGGGGGCTTCCGGCCCTCGGGCACCTACCTCTTCCGCTCCGTGGCGCGCGCCTACGGCGCGGGCTGTGTCGCACTCATCCTCACAGGCATGGGTCAGGACGGCCTGGAGGGGCTGCGCGAGCTGCGCCAGGCCGGTGGGCGCGTGCTGGCCCAGGACGAGGCCACCTCCATCGTCTTCGGCATGCCCGGAGTGGCTGTGGCCGCAGGGCTCCCCGAGGCCGTGCTCCCCCTGGATTCCATCGCCTCCCACCTCAAGGAGCTGGCCACCTCCGCAGCCTGA
- a CDS encoding ATP-binding protein — translation MSEQADSWAGVFEALPEPAYLLDEASRVLACSAAGARALGLEAAQLVGRRWAELPVDLQVLARLETERGRALAIGTSRTLESTWPTPEGPALHSFQLTPLAGSPEGTRVLITLRSLSEAQAMYVRALELEQNARAEVETAERRRSFLYQAMSTLFAHPPDPQGMYTLLAHLAVPDLADWCLVDAVEQDGWVSRVASACLDPTQEEKARALPQRQQLRPSAPIGLLRVLHTGEPELVPAVTDSLLRAAAAEPLHPTLLSLLQARSYMIIPLRARGHTLGAITFVASHSGRCYGQEDLALAEDLCQRASLAIDNARLFGESRRATRAREDLLAVVSHDLRNPLNVVQMGAALLLRERPGVPRDEHVFKHAGRIRDASDRALRLISDLLDWGRLEEGRLPLELREEESGTLLTDAVDSIRTLAENHQLSVMMDVPDDLPWVRCDRTRVLQVLGNLLGNAVKFTEAGGQLTVSARDQGGEVSFHVRDTGKGIAPEQLAYVFDRYWQAKDAASRGAGLGLAIAKGLVEAHGGRIWAESTPGKGSTFSFSLPCLPSSETRARPRAPGDSLS, via the coding sequence ATGAGCGAGCAGGCCGATAGCTGGGCGGGCGTCTTCGAGGCGCTTCCGGAGCCAGCCTACTTGCTCGATGAAGCGAGCCGCGTGCTGGCATGCAGCGCGGCGGGGGCTCGCGCCCTGGGCCTGGAAGCGGCCCAGCTGGTAGGCCGCCGCTGGGCCGAGCTCCCGGTGGACCTGCAGGTGCTGGCCCGCCTGGAGACCGAGCGCGGCCGGGCCCTCGCCATTGGCACCTCGCGCACCTTGGAGAGCACCTGGCCCACACCCGAGGGCCCCGCGCTCCACTCCTTCCAGCTCACGCCCCTGGCGGGCTCCCCGGAAGGCACTCGCGTCCTCATCACGCTCCGCTCCCTCTCCGAGGCCCAGGCCATGTACGTCAGGGCCCTGGAGCTGGAGCAAAACGCCCGCGCCGAGGTCGAGACCGCCGAGCGCCGCCGCTCCTTCCTCTATCAGGCGATGAGCACGCTCTTCGCCCACCCGCCGGATCCGCAGGGCATGTACACCCTGCTGGCTCACCTGGCCGTGCCGGACCTCGCGGACTGGTGCCTGGTGGATGCCGTGGAGCAGGACGGCTGGGTGAGCCGCGTGGCCTCGGCCTGCCTGGATCCCACGCAAGAGGAGAAGGCGCGCGCCCTGCCTCAGCGCCAGCAGCTGCGCCCCAGTGCGCCCATCGGCCTGCTGCGCGTGCTGCACACCGGCGAGCCCGAGCTGGTGCCCGCCGTGACGGACTCGCTGCTGCGCGCCGCCGCCGCCGAGCCCCTGCACCCCACGCTCCTCTCCCTGCTCCAGGCGCGCTCGTACATGATCATCCCGCTGCGCGCGCGCGGGCACACGCTGGGGGCCATCACCTTCGTGGCCTCGCACTCGGGGCGCTGCTACGGGCAGGAGGACCTCGCGCTGGCGGAGGACCTGTGCCAGCGCGCCAGCCTCGCCATCGACAACGCGCGCCTCTTCGGCGAGTCCCGCCGCGCCACCCGCGCCCGCGAGGACCTGCTGGCCGTCGTCTCGCATGATCTGCGCAACCCGCTGAACGTGGTGCAGATGGGCGCCGCGCTGCTGCTGCGCGAGCGCCCCGGTGTCCCCCGCGACGAGCATGTCTTCAAGCACGCGGGCCGCATCCGCGATGCCTCGGACCGGGCGCTGCGGCTCATCTCGGACCTGCTGGACTGGGGCCGCCTGGAGGAGGGCCGGCTGCCGCTGGAGCTGCGCGAGGAGGAGTCCGGCACGCTGCTGACGGACGCGGTGGACAGCATCCGCACCCTGGCGGAGAACCACCAGCTCTCCGTCATGATGGATGTGCCGGACGATCTGCCCTGGGTGCGGTGCGACCGGACGCGGGTGCTCCAGGTGCTCGGCAACCTGCTGGGCAACGCGGTGAAGTTCACCGAGGCCGGCGGCCAGCTCACCGTGAGCGCGAGGGACCAGGGAGGCGAGGTCAGCTTCCACGTGCGCGACACGGGCAAGGGCATTGCCCCCGAGCAGTTGGCCTACGTCTTCGATCGCTACTGGCAGGCCAAGGATGCGGCCAGCCGGGGGGCGGGGCTCGGACTGGCCATCGCCAAGGGGCTCGTGGAGGCGCACGGGGGCCGCATCTGGGCGGAGAGCACGCCGGGCAAGGGCAGCACCTTCTCCTTCAGCCTGCCCTGCCTGCCAAGCTCCGAGACGCGCGCCCGCCCCCGCGCCCCCGGCGATTCCCTCTCGTAG
- a CDS encoding response regulator, producing the protein MVADSPVPSALPKRALRILLAEDDDAMRNMIQQVLTRAGHTVVPLEDGFELADYVELIRQDTGLGPPDLILSDVRMPGRTGLEVLAQVRARGLTCPVLLLSAFADEPTREEARRLGAQALLDKPVDMDELKSAVVTLCAAAPGA; encoded by the coding sequence ATGGTGGCGGATTCTCCTGTGCCCTCCGCGCTGCCCAAGCGGGCGCTGCGCATCCTCCTGGCCGAGGACGATGACGCGATGCGGAACATGATCCAGCAGGTGCTGACGCGGGCGGGGCACACCGTGGTGCCGTTGGAGGATGGCTTCGAGCTGGCGGACTACGTGGAGCTGATCCGCCAGGACACAGGGCTGGGGCCTCCGGATCTCATCCTCTCGGACGTGCGGATGCCTGGACGCACGGGTCTCGAGGTGCTGGCGCAGGTGCGGGCGCGAGGGCTGACGTGCCCGGTGCTGTTGCTCAGCGCGTTCGCGGACGAGCCCACGCGCGAGGAGGCCCGGCGGCTCGGCGCGCAGGCGCTGCTGGACAAGCCGGTGGACATGGATGAGCTGAAGTCCGCGGTGGTGACCCTCTGCGCGGCCGCGCCCGGAGCCTGA
- a CDS encoding sensor histidine kinase yields the protein MKLARKLTLALALLAVGVLALMETLEVRRELERSAEDMRHDHRLLGHTIAGSIGKAWQQSGEDEALSLLDQANRFQDQVRLSWVWIDGPSGHTLHPALPPELLTPLRLGQEAAVTDMRVPPGLLRSYIPVSVSGRLGAIEISESLIDEQKHVRSTVLRTTLATLALAGGFLVAAMAMGRQLVGRPIEQLVQLARRIGEGHLDARVHLHQRDELDTLALEMNQMGEQLLRARETIAAETAARLAALEHLRHADRLTTVGKLASGVAHELGTPLNVVLGRSKMISSGEAEGDEVRECAQIIAQQAQHMTRIIRQLLDFARRRSPQRAPEELAQLVTRTLSLLQPMASKRGVRIVSEVPEAITLQVDTGQLQQVLTNLVMNGLQAMKNPGTLRVGAGLARVTAPEEAGGNEAEWVRVDVADEGEGIAPEVLPHIFEPFFTTKDVGEGTGLGLSVSYGIIRDHGGWIDVRSEPEKGSCFSIYLPKEDSACQVAS from the coding sequence GTGAAGCTCGCACGAAAGCTCACCCTGGCCCTCGCCTTGCTCGCCGTCGGCGTCCTCGCGCTGATGGAGACGCTGGAGGTGAGGCGCGAGCTGGAGCGCTCCGCCGAGGACATGCGGCACGACCATCGGCTGCTCGGCCACACGATTGCCGGCTCCATCGGCAAGGCCTGGCAGCAATCGGGAGAGGACGAAGCCCTCTCCCTGCTGGACCAAGCCAACCGCTTCCAGGATCAGGTCCGCCTGAGCTGGGTGTGGATCGATGGGCCCTCGGGGCACACGCTCCACCCTGCCCTGCCCCCGGAGCTGCTCACTCCCCTGCGCCTGGGCCAGGAGGCGGCGGTGACGGACATGCGCGTGCCTCCGGGCCTGCTGCGCTCGTACATCCCCGTGTCCGTCAGCGGCCGGCTGGGCGCCATCGAGATCTCCGAGTCCCTCATTGATGAGCAGAAGCACGTGCGCAGCACCGTGCTGCGCACCACCCTGGCCACCCTGGCCCTCGCCGGAGGCTTCCTCGTGGCCGCCATGGCCATGGGACGCCAGTTGGTGGGACGCCCCATCGAGCAGCTGGTGCAGCTCGCCCGGCGCATCGGCGAGGGCCACCTGGACGCCCGCGTCCACCTCCACCAGCGCGACGAGCTGGACACGCTGGCCCTGGAGATGAACCAGATGGGCGAGCAGCTGCTGCGCGCACGGGAGACCATCGCCGCGGAGACGGCGGCCCGCCTCGCCGCGCTCGAGCACCTGCGGCACGCGGACCGGCTCACCACCGTGGGCAAGCTGGCCTCGGGCGTGGCCCATGAGCTGGGCACCCCGCTCAACGTGGTGCTGGGCCGCTCGAAGATGATCTCCTCGGGCGAGGCGGAGGGGGACGAGGTGCGCGAGTGCGCCCAGATCATCGCCCAGCAGGCCCAGCACATGACGCGCATCATCCGACAGCTCTTGGACTTCGCGCGGCGCCGCTCCCCCCAGCGAGCCCCCGAGGAGCTCGCGCAGCTGGTCACCCGGACGCTGAGCCTGCTGCAGCCCATGGCCTCCAAGCGGGGCGTGCGCATCGTCTCCGAGGTGCCTGAGGCCATCACGCTGCAGGTGGACACCGGACAGCTCCAGCAGGTGCTCACCAACCTGGTGATGAACGGCCTGCAGGCCATGAAGAACCCGGGCACCCTGCGCGTGGGAGCCGGACTCGCCCGCGTCACCGCTCCGGAGGAGGCGGGCGGGAACGAGGCGGAGTGGGTGCGGGTGGATGTGGCGGACGAGGGCGAGGGCATTGCCCCCGAAGTCCTTCCCCACATCTTCGAGCCCTTCTTCACCACGAAGGATGTAGGCGAGGGAACGGGGCTGGGCCTCTCCGTCTCCTATGGAATCATCCGGGACCACGGCGGTTGGATCGACGTGCGAAGCGAGCCCGAAAAGGGTAGCTGTTTCTCCATCTACCTCCCGAAGGAAGACAGCGCATGCCAGGTCGCATCCTGA